In Phyllostomus discolor isolate MPI-MPIP mPhyDis1 chromosome 2, mPhyDis1.pri.v3, whole genome shotgun sequence, the following are encoded in one genomic region:
- the LOC114490420 gene encoding keratin-associated protein 10-7-like isoform X1 has protein sequence MAASTLSVCSSDLSYGNRVCLPGSSDSCTDASWQLDDCPESCCQPSCCVPSCCQPSCCVPSCCQPTCCVPSCCQSTCCVPSCCQPTCCVPSCCQPSCCVPSCCQSTCCAPSCCQPSCCVPSCSCTISCTPLCCQQSSCQPSCCTSSPCQPSCCVPVCCTPVCCTPVCCKPACSVPVCSGAAPCSAPSCCQPTPCCRPSSCVSLICRPVCRPTCCVPVSSCCAPTSSCCQPSCCRPASCVSLICRPVCSRPACCVRASAQKSRC, from the exons aTGGCCGCCTCCACCCTGTCTGTCTGCTCCAGCGACCTGAGCTATGGCAACCGCGTCTGCCTGCCTGGTTCCAGTGACTCTTGTACTGACGCCTCCTGGCAGCTGGACGACTGTCCCGagagctgctgccagccctcctgctgtgtccccagctgctgccagccctcctgctgtgtccccagctgctgccagcccacctgctgtgtccccagctgctgccagtccacctgctgtgtccccagctgctgccagcccacctgctgtgtccccagctgctgccagccctcctgctgtgtccccagctgctgccagtccACCTGCTGTGCTCCTAGCTGCTGCCAAccctcctgctgtgtccccagctgct CCTGCACCATCTCCTGCACACCCTTGTGCTGCCAGCAGTCTagctgccagccctcctgctgcaCCTCTTccccctgccagccctcctgctgtgtgCCCGTCTGCTGCACACCCGTCTGCTGCACTCCTGTCTGCTGCAAGCCCGCATGCTCTGTGCCCGTCTGTTCTGGGGCCGCCCCCTGCTCAGCCCCCTCATGctgccagcccaccccctgctgcaGACCCTCTTCCTGCGTGTCCCTCATCTGCCGCCCTGTGTGCAGACCCACCTGCTGCGTGCCTGTCTCCTCCTGCtgtgcccccacctcctcctgctgccagccCAGCTGCTGCCGCCCAGCCTCCTGCGTGTCCCTCATCTGCCGCCCTGTGTGCTCCCGCCCGGCCTGCTGTGTCCGTGCCTCAGCCCAGAAGTCCCGCTGCTGA
- the LOC114490420 gene encoding keratin-associated protein 10-7-like isoform X2 has product MAASTLSVCSSDLSYGNRVCLPGSSDSCTDASWQLDDCPESCCQPSCCVPSCCQPSCCVPSCCQPTCCVPSCCQSTCCVPSCCQPTCCVPSCCQPSCCVPSCCQSTCCAPSCCQPSCCVPSCCAPAPCQTLICAPVSCVSSPCCQATCGPSPCQSACTISCTPLCCQQSSCQPSCCTSSPCQPSCCVPVCCTPVCCTPVCCKPACSVPVCSGAAPCSAPSCCQPSCCQPSCCRPASCVSLICRPVCSRPACCVRASAQKSRC; this is encoded by the exons aTGGCCGCCTCCACCCTGTCTGTCTGCTCCAGCGACCTGAGCTATGGCAACCGCGTCTGCCTGCCTGGTTCCAGTGACTCTTGTACTGACGCCTCCTGGCAGCTGGACGACTGTCCCGagagctgctgccagccctcctgctgtgtccccagctgctgccagccctcctgctgtgtccccagctgctgccagcccacctgctgtgtccccagctgctgccagtccacctgctgtgtccccagctgctgccagcccacctgctgtgtccccagctgctgccagccctcctgctgtgtccccagctgctgccagtccACCTGCTGTGCTCCTAGCTGCTGCCAAccctcctgctgtgtccccagctgctgtgCCCCAGCCCCTTGCCAGACCCTCATCTGTGCCCCAGTGAGCTGTGTGTCCAGCCCCTGTTGCCAGGCAACCtgtgggcccagcccctgccaaTCAGCCTGCACCATCTCCTGCACACCCTTGTGCTGCCAGCAGTCTagctgccagccctcctgctgcaCCTCTTccccctgccagccctcctgctgtgtgCCCGTCTGCTGCACACCCGTCTGCTGCACTCCTGTCTGCTGCAAGCCCGCATGCTCTGTGCCCGTCTGTTCTGGGGCCGCCCCCTGCTCAGCCCCCTCATGctgccagc cctcctgctgccagccCAGCTGCTGCCGCCCAGCCTCCTGCGTGTCCCTCATCTGCCGCCCTGTGTGCTCCCGCCCGGCCTGCTGTGTCCGTGCCTCAGCCCAGAAGTCCCGCTGCTGA